In a single window of the Rhineura floridana isolate rRhiFlo1 chromosome 3, rRhiFlo1.hap2, whole genome shotgun sequence genome:
- the THOC3 gene encoding THO complex subunit 3, giving the protein MALSPYVQAMQDLFRANTRSREFPAHGAKVHSVAWSCCGRRLASGSFDKTASVFVLDKDRLVKENNYRGHGDSVDQLCWHPSNPDLFVTASGDKTIRIWDVRTTKCIATVNTKGENINICWSPDGQTIAVGNKDDVVTFIDAKTHRSKAEEQFKFEVNEISWNNDNNMFFLTNGNGCINILSYPELKPIQSINAHPSNCICIKFDPTGKYFATGSADALVSLWDVDELVCVRCFSRLDWPVRTLSFSHDGKMLASASEDHFIDIAEVETGEKLWEVQCESPTFTVAWHPKRPLLAFACDDKDGKYDSSREAGTVKLFGLPNDS; this is encoded by the exons ATGGCTCTTTCTCCGTACGTGCAGGCCATGCAGGACCTGTTCCGGGCCAACACGCGCAGCCGCGAGTTCCCGGCTCACGGGGCCAAGGTGCATTCGGTCGCCTGGAGCTGCTGCGGCCGTCGCCTCGCTTCCGGCTCCTTTGACAAGACCGCCAGCGTCTTCGTGCTCGACAAGGATCGACTG GTGAAGGAGAATAATTACCGTGGCCATGGAGACAGCGTGGATCAGTTGTGCTGGCACCCCAGTAACCCAGATTTATTTGTCACTGCATCTGGAGACAAAACCATCCGTATATGGGATGTCCGCACCACTAAGTGCATTGCCACAGTGAATACCAAGG GGGAGAATATTAACATTTGTTGGAGCCCTGATGGACAGACTATTGCAGTAGGGAACAAGGATGATGTGGTCACCTTCATTGATGCCAAGACGCACCGGTCTAAAGCCGAGGAACAGTTCAAGTTTGAGGTGAATGAGATCTCTTGGAACAATGACAACAACATGTTTTTCCTCACCAATGGCAACGGTTGCATCAACATCCTCAG CTATCCAGAGCTGAAGCCCATCCAGTCAATTAATGCCCATCCTTCAAACTGCATCTGTATCAAATTCGACCCAACGGGCAAGTATTTTGCTACAGGAAGTGCTGATGCACTGGTTAGCCTCTGGGATGTGGATGAGCTGGTGTGTGTGCGATGCTTTTCTAG GCTTGACTGGCCTGTGAGGACATTGAGTTTTAGCCATGATGGGAAGATGCTGGCTTCAGCATCTGAAGATCACTTCATTGACATTGCAGAGGTAGAAACAG GGGAGAAGTTGTGGGAAGTGCAGTGCGAGTCCCCAACGTTCACTGTGGCATGGCATCCAAAGCGGCCCCTGTTGGCCTTTGCCTGCGATGATAAAGACGGCAAATACGACAGCAGCAGAGAAGCTGGCACTGTGAAGCTCTTTGGTCTTCCCAATGACTCCTAA